ctaatataatttcaaacaaattttatatatatattcttacaaactcattttaagtttattggcTTTTAAATGTTGTGTTAAATCAAAGATTGTATCACATGGACAtctcaaaatcataaaaaaatgaacaatgaaaaaaaacaatactgCACTTAACTGTGCACCATGAACTTGACTGATAACAATTTGGAAGAACTTATATAATTTACTACCAAATGATACTTtgatttaacaataacaatgttttactatgGTTTTGAGATATGTAATGCATTTACATGAACATTAACTACCTAGGTCCTAAACATTTCACTAATAGCCTAAAAAGATATCACTAGACCAGGCAGAAATATGAAAAGAATCATTGGTAACCAAACTTTTCCCAACGCTGGACCAATGGTTGACTCCAAAActcattaaataaaaactaaacactgtTTTAGTTAACACACCGGTGAACTTTGTCTTGTTCTCTGTTGTAAGAAAATTAATCTACAGCAGAGGACATCATACACTccgataatttattattcataaattatctTTACTTGCTAGTGGCATATTACAATAAAGTATGCAAGTTTCTTATTGTTTTGTAAGTTTTGGAACATTTTTTGATAACTAGTATAAACGTGGGTGTCGATTTAATGGCCGAATCATCACATGGCATATTTACGCGTCCATTCTCGAGCCAGTTCGTTGTACTTTTCTCGGTCTGTCTTGTATATCCTGGCGATCTCGGGGACTAGAGGATCATCCGGATTTGGATCACAGAGCAGTGAGCAGATAGACAGCAACACTTTTGATATTGTTAATGCAGGTGACCACTGAGATCTTAGAATATCAAGACAAATGCTACCGTTGCTATTTATGTTAGGATGGTAAATTCGAGTTGTAAACGCAACCTTAGGAGGTTTGAATGGGTAATCTGTAAGAAAATGGATTGTTAAAAAGAAAACTCCCCCTTGATATGGACTGTCAGGAGGTCCCATAATTGTGGCTTGCCAATGAAATAAATCATCTCCAACTGGCCCCGCTGAACATTGTGCTGGAGGGTCACGGCCCAGGTCTTGCAGTTCCTTATTAATTCGTTTTAATGCCATTTTCTGAACTGCTGTTTTGTCACACTGTCTCCAAACTAGACAATGAAACCGCTATCAAAAGACTTAGGATCGGAAAATAcaagatttatttacaatacaaaatacaagATTATTCATAAATTATCTTTACTTGCTAGTGGCATATTACAATAAAGTATGCAAGTATATTCTAAGGTCAAACTTTGTTTAATAGGATTTCAAACATCTGAAAtctttacataaaatacaataaataaaacaatcatttttcTATTGGATatcaataaaatgaaatgaaaatgtcccatgaagccctctctaccactcaacctcatattgtatacagtaaatttacaatagtttgatacaatTGCTGCTGTGAATAATTAACTTATGCTTTAACCCTGGAGCTGACAAATAAAAATCCTGTACTAGTAGGCTATTTTTGCTCCATTTGCAAGCGcttattctaaattatatctTCACttaaaatactatgtttttataataatgtaatatttgttttattcagtaattgttttaggaataataatacatattaatataattcataatattttttacaataggtgAAACttgaacttaaataattaaatttacatacttttAGAGTGGACCATGCATAGCGAACTAataacgagttttaaattgataattccAAAATAGCTAAAAGatagaaaaaatgtaaagtttcagaaaatattgggattttacaacaaaacattatttggtAAGCTATTACACCAATCTAGGACTATTTCAAATTATGGGTTAGATTCAAAACAAGTCATTGATATGCTTACTGCCAAAATACTAGCACTTCTGTCCGAAAAATGTCCAACATACAGTTATTTACAACATACAGTAAATAACTAGTAGAAAAAGTGACGAGACAGACTTTGGATACCAAAGTTTTTACATCAACATATTTGAAAACACGGGTTAGTGAGATAGACTTTGATACACTTCCGGCAAAacaacaaaactttcaaaaagttgaaacaaatgtaaataaaaagttacataattatattttgtcacaCACAATCAaactgtactatatatatataatcttcttCAGGTATATCAAATTCAACGAGAATGACATCTCTTGAGAAACAATGACAAACCATCATGAATCAGCAGTTTAGAAggaaaaataagaataaaaacattttgtgtgtTGATAAAACAACTATTCATCCGTCATTTCAATGGTACCTAAATATCAGGGCTAAactagattttaaatgttataacaaatgaACCATTTGACGTCATGACGTTCAATTTTGAACAACTGCCACTACAGGGGTAGGGGTGGTCCTCATCATCAAAAAAATGAATGACTGCCAAACTCCCGggttatatagaaaaaataaaaatgcttaaccTATATTAAGATATTCCATATTACCTACACTATGGATATTCATGTTAAGAAACAAGTATTCAATCAAAGAAAACATCTTTCATGACTGTTATAGGTTTAGTTAGTGTCATGAAGCCACTCTGTTACATTAAAATGGCCGGGACCTTATTAATTGGGTACTTGAATACTACTCCATAAACTGGTCAccttttctttttcctttaaattttgcCTTTTTCAAGGTTACATCCACCAACATACAATCCAAGATGGCAGATGTACAACTTCTCTAGTGAAAGTGCTCCCCATTTAAGTGAAGTTTTAGTACAAATCCCTACAAAACCTCTCAACAACATCAATCTGTAAGTTAATTATGAACTAATTAAGCAAGATTTACTCACCAAAGAAGAcaatatagaaaaacattttcataacattCAAAACCACTCAAGTTATCTTATACCTTCAATACTAAGCTCagctaattaaatatatatatatatccaagagTTTTACAAGATCTCAAGCTAAAAGATAAGTAACTAAAACAGTTTAAGGCATCTAAAGCATAAAAAATAAGTCATAACAAACTTCAACATTTTGTACAAATATCTCTAGAAAAGTAACGTCAGAGCCAACTCACACTACATAAGCTCCAACACATCATTTCCTCCAACTCATTAACAGCGAAGGTGGCAGGCCTACAGACAGACAGCTGTAGTGTGCAAGTGTGAGCGACCTGACACCTGCTGTCACAACAACCCGACCTACCGTCACAATAGCTGACAGTAGTAACTGGCTGACTGACTCTTCATTGTCACCTAATCAGCTCATGTAATATTGACTAAACTGCATTGACAAGGGAAGTTAGCCCTATATTGACCACTAAGAGCCTGgcaaacttagtataaaaaagCAGCATATCACAGTGACAAACTCCTATATTGACCACAAAGAGTCTGgcaaacttagtataaaaaacAGTATATCACAGTGACAAACCCTATATTGACCACTAAGAGTCTGgcaaacttagtataaaaaagCAGTATATCACAGTGACAAACCCTATATTGACCACTAAGAGCCTGgcaaacttagtataaaaaaaacagCAAGGATTGCCTATTTTGCCTTTTTTGAATCTCACCCATGATACAGAATCACCCTATGGAGTGGCTCCTCAGTTGGTAATCACCAGAGTGTATTAATTGTTCAAAAGTGAGCAATAAGGGCTGTGGTCGGCCTCTCTCTCGTTGACagctgtagagaagccttcaaaGACCTAGACATCCTTACAGTCACCTCAATCTACATAATGAGAGGTATTATTTATGCTtcaaaacaaaatctgttaagaAATGAAGAGGTACATGCTTATCAAACTAGAAGAGCTCAGGCATATCATCTTCCAGCCCACAGAACTACTCTCTACACCAAAAAGCCATCATTTGCTGGAGCCAAGCTTCTCAACAAACTTCCCGAGGACCTTAAAAGTTGCAACCTGAAGACGATGAAAAGATAACTACATGACTGGCTGGTGAAGTAGTCAATCTACACCATAGAACAATTATATTGCATCCTTGACCTTTAATTTTTGCCctcttgtttaaattttcttctcaTGTAATATAAACCGATTTggactttttactattttatgatGTGACAAACATTCTGTTCTCAATGTTCATGAATAAAGAGTTCTCcttctctttctttctttcaCACAATTTCTAAAAGACTACAATTAGTGCAGTGCAGATTCCTTCGGCTCACAGGTTTGCAGTTGGGTAATCGGTACTTGGACTCCCCCATTTCTGAAGTTGAGGTTCAGCTCGGCCTTGATCCTCTCCACTTGCGTCATGAGATTGTGGACATTTGCTTTCTGTACAAGATACCAGTGAGGTGGACTGCCCCGTTACTATCCCTCATAGAGTTCAAATTCCCGCTCAACACAAGATCCTAAGACCTCTTTGTCAAACAGTCTCACTAAATGTACTACCTACGATCCCAAGACTAATGAAGTTAGGCAATGCTGTCGCCCCCATGTCGACTTATTCTGGAACCACAGCGGTATGAGTTTCAAGCATAAACTCAAGACCATCCTTCAGGATCTCAGCAGGAACCAACTCTTACtatagaattattatatattctatccTTTAATGCCAACCAAGTCCCAACATCTCGCTTTGGATGTTGAAATGGTAAGCTCTGGTCTCAGTGAATGAAGGAATGCAGTgtacaaaaccaaatttaaacaaaagcaACAAAGTTTAAACCTACAGCTCAGGCAGTTAACATGTAAATAATCATCAGGGAATTGTCaaagaagttatattttttgtgttgtaaacCACAGAATTCAGTTGTCGTTCTTCTTGttacaattgattttttaatgttgtcctgttattatttattggtaatattgtaaataaatacattattgtttttaatttttatttgtatttttattgttgttgttatttcaatAGCCTTTACATTTGCAatattatgtgattttttttaacaaatctcattttgtaatttttaaattagtaagatTCCCTTTATAAAATGGTGtttaccgtaaataaataaaaaaatcaatcagATAACTTTTTAATCTGATATTATTAATTGCTTCAGTTACGACAGTTGTGTTGGGAATGTGCAAAAATGAAATGTCCGGACTGTTATTGAGGTCTcacattgaaattataaaaagtttaatagtaCTTCGAATTTCACCTTATAAGTACTTAGCATTAACGAATTAGGGAACTAGAAGGAATCTGATTCTGGGTGGGGGATTAACAAGATAGGAAGAGAGATATCAGGGTGACCAATATCTGAAAGCCAAAAACTGTAACTTACTTATTTTATCCCATAACTTCCTTATTTCGAGTTTTCTCACCCTAAATGTTCCATTTCTACATTAGTGCCACTATAGAaggagtttttaataatatttagcgCAAAAATTGgtatctttaatttatataccTACAGTTAATTGTTTTACATAGTTAATCTCATGTCTTTGGTTTTGAAACTTAAGTACTGAACATATACCAGTTCTCTAaaagaagtttttagtttttgtaacataaaacaatacGTTTCTCAAATCCTGCTATACTTTCAAAGCATCTAGCCCAGAATGACAAAATCATTCCAAGAGTAAACCGGGACAAATTTGAACCCTGTCCGATTAACTGGTCAATTATTCTCCTGATAGACAAACTTTTCTCTAAATTATTCATTGAGCTACAGTAGCctatttgttttcataataatattatttagtttaacacAAAATACACTCTGATTTGAAATGAAAACGCTCTTACtaagttaaaactattacaataacAAGTAAGTTAATCACAAAATTTGCAAGCAGTTTTCAGTACTGCGCAATTCCATATAAcactaataattataacttaacaCGTATATAACACGTGGATACAGGTATAACTTAACTGTAGTATAAAAAGCGGCCACTAACATAATTGAATCATGATTAtcgattataaatattgatactatCGAATACAACATaagacctatagatattcataattaatcattgccagctgtttttattcCATTTATGTACCAAGTAGGCTAATGACAACGGCAAAAACATTGAAGATGAACATGCAATTATTGTTTGTCAATTATTAATCTActgttttaaatggttacaagataatgacTTTGTTcctttaaccctctaagtggcggtaatatgttgctggaatggcgggctatttttcagagtcaagcaggactgtcttataatttaaaaataaaatgcatattctaatatgagcaatgcttgttatatatcaattttttcgtaataaactacagaatgacatagtatagttattttttacataccttaACCTTTTTGTTATGATATCCacacaaatgttcaaaaaaagtttttttctccaccaaacttttcatttttacgttctgtaactttaaaaatgtcattcctaggagattatgttaaatgcaacctttattcacaatttaattctaaacaaaaaaccttcaataatattttttctatttacaacactgtaaaagttatatgggaaaaactgaatctagaaaaaacactttttctagtCAGAATCGCTAGAAGTTGCTTGCCTTTTCCTCCCTTTCCCTCAGTAAAAAAACAgaccgcgggagaaaacttagACATGATCGTTATTTATTTGGTATTACTTTGGGATATCAATATACCAGATCGAAGagacacaaaaatataaattttatagttttaaacagaCATGATagaattcaacaaaaacaatcaaaaacaactctttaattacaaaattaaaaacttacaagcatttccaggtattaaTCGAGTGCCTGTATTACAGCACCTTTctctgatgtcgacgaaagaaaaacatccctcgagatagtacccgcACGGCATCACATATTTGaattgcacggtacataattgcctttccattacaattcaatttatatttctgatcagcccctctagaatttgatattttactgataggtactatctcgagggatgtttttctttcgttgacatcagcgcgggacagcaccattttgggtggcggaatgtgatcaagaataaaaacaagttttgagtgttttttcaatgaagagtttagttttagtttggtaatgtttgtttttgttgaatttttgtggagaaatgtagaggtaaaaacacggaagtacaacaaagcgacgcgactctgcaatcacgttatctactagaccgctcaactttgacctctgtctgaggatggggaggggtttgagataagacaattcctgttttatattgacgaaatattgttttacgctaatctagtaatcagtagaagcaaaatgtcaaataacgattcatgtctgggtgtggtcggtataatcccaaagtaccggattatttcagttagtatcattgattatttcatcgtgatgttgatgatactattatgaaatgtatttgaaatttagtggtgaacgcaactgtgcaaactaggcgtaaaaataattatcagttgcctagcaataagcggcaatgtgaagcgacttctaagatgtcgcttgccacgtcacggcggcgtaaatagaacgtctcagacgtcgcttgccacttagagggttaaatcCAAAGTGTCCTGTTTGTAGTGAGAAGACGAAAACTAGAGTTAAAGGaggaaatcaaatagtgttttgctGCAAGAAAAGTTAGAGCAAAGAACAACATATCAAAAAACACATTTGAGAAGACTTTTTTTGAAACattctaaattttgtattatgaatatattgaaaatcgtgtactattttagttggaatCAAACAAACTTTGACTTTTTAATTGATGAATGTAGATTTTACAGCATCCAAAATCTGAGAGGTCAAGATCAAGACCATTGGTTGATTTGATATGGAATACTGCAGCTATAGTTAACTTGACTGACATAACATTGTCAACAACAGACATTTTGACAGCAATGTAGCAGTTTTTCTGTTTAGTTAGGTACAACAAAATCACACAAATGCAACATCATAGCTAAACTGCTGATAATTCAAATAAATCTTATTAATAAAGCTCAAATCTGACAAAATAAGAGTGAACCCTATAAACAATTGAACTCCGGaacttttaaatgttctaaaaaaattttactgaGACACCGTACATCATTATAAAATAGCATAAAGATTTTCCGGAACGTTTGATCGTCTTAAACTACACTATTGTCAATGAGCTTCAAATGAAGCTTTGCATTTAGATTCTACAGAAACAGTATTGGCAAATCCTTAcgtatataataatgtattaaatatactcCTGAAAACCAATATTTTTCCACCCCTAGGAATAAGATATCCTGAATTCTCTACATTAGGTAAATAAACATTAAGATATAAATGTACTaacatacttgattttaaaaatacactttgatGATATTCACAATATCTGTATTTGAAAACGAGAAAGAAAGAAATGTAGACTACTTAAGCGTTATTATTTAATCAACCATAGCCTAACTCTATATTGCTTTACTTACCCACATAAAACTGTCAAAACGCACAAgcttaaattaactaataatatataccAGAATACTTCAatgttcattataaaaataatattaaatatcaatatatttggaaaaaaagaaaacaattagtaCAGATAGTCCGTAATTTctacaaatattgtaaactgtTTCTATTACACTGTCCTATGAGTATTTCCCGGTAACCCAACCAAAGCTTGCAGAAGACACAACGCATTCTCATGTGTTTTACGTTGATTGGCCAAATCAAATGTCCAATAGGAAGTCTTAAGCAATTCAAATGCGTCGATCTTTGCCAGCTGaaactttttttcttaaacaaaaactttgatatgtaatatttgtttggttttggtaatattatataataatatagtaatcataattaattaacaagTTGACTGCGCAGAATAGTAGGGAGAGTAGTCGGTCTCATTCAATGTatagccgcagtgaaggtgttaatgtGTCATTTCTTCAACTTCCAGGTTCTTATTAAAGCTCTGTCCCATATACccttacttaatttattttctttcttttaagcCCCAGCGgtagctatgccggcttcgattTACACTGTTTATTATTCTTCACTATATCATGTCTACACATGATTGGCCCTTCCCGGGATTTAAACCCGTGATCTCTTAGAGAGCCGaaactataaccattagtctacggagaaGGACTACTTAATCTACCTCCCATTTCATAAAAATCTtcttcaaaaatgtaaagtataaagCACAAAAAGTCCCTTTCCACTTTCAGAAGTCGATATGTAGTCCCATGCTGTAATAAATCTGTCAAACCTGTTTTAAGTAGCAAACGGGAAAAATCCAATGTTGGGCTCTAAATAGTATTCCTTTGAGTTTTCAAAGAATAGATCTTGCATGCAAATATGGGAATTGTGTGGCAGATACTTTATtcgctaaattttaaaattaaataaattttaattaatatttaaatgttgagtATCTCATTATTATGTCACAATTTACTTCATATAACATCTGTTTAATTGTTTTGTGTTTCCTTAGTTTGTTACTAGATAGCTCACAACCACGACGTTTCAAGTGACAACAGATATATCGTTGGATGCAATCTATGTCTTCTCTTAGACCATTATTAAAAGGTAGTATATCTTGAACTTGAAGCTCTTAAAGTTAAGACGTCAAGAATTGCAACAgccaaaaaattcatttaaagtaGGAAAGGGTTGCTCTTGTAGCCAGTTCTTTAGGTCTCTTGTAAAGAGCCGCTTGTCCCTTTCCTTTAGCGCATATGGCAGGGCGTTCTACATCTTGGCACCGATGTAGCTCGTCTTTTTTCAGTGGAGCTGAGTTTGTGCACAGGTAGGCAGTAGTTGTTGGCATGTCTGATGTTGTACTGGTGGAATTGTGATCCACTTCTAGCGGATTCCGGTTCCTTGATGTGGACATGGGTTATTGCCTCCAGGATGTACAAGTTGATCACTGTAAGAATCCCCAGTTCTTGGAAGGCTGCTCTACAGGATTCTCTGAATTGTAGATTATACAGGATTCTAATGGCCCATTTTTGGAGGATAAGAATGCGCTGCATGTTTCCTGCTGTAGTGCTGCCCCACACTGCGATCCCATGTCAGAGATGTGGTTCAAGTAGAGCTGGTGATTAGATGTGGTGATAAGCTGTTTTTGTGGTTTTCATAtcacttacattttttattctcCTTATAACAAACAGTCCTGTACTTAAATTATTGCAGAGAGTGTCTATATGTGCCGTCCATGAGAGTTTGTCATCGAGAGTTATACCAAGGTAGTCTGTGGTTGTGACTTCTTCCAGTTCAGGTAGTCTTCCTGTTTTGTCGCTTTGCTTACCCAGTATTAGCTGCTTGGTTTTACTTTTGTTGACAACAAGGTCATTGTTGTGACAGTATTATATTGCCATGTTTAGGGAAACAAATCTGTCTGAGCTAACTGTTTCTATTTTACCACCTACTAAATGTGTAATTTGAACCAGTTGGCTTAGGTTGGTTAGGTAACTGGAGAAACTTTTGCATTCCCTTGTATTCTAATAAAGGGtggctaatatttttaataggtaGTCATGATCCAGTcagtcaaaagctttactgtagTCTAAGAGTACAGCAGTTGATGTGTTTCCTTCTTCTAGTTGATCTAGAAGAAAGTCTACTAGACTTATCAATGCTATGGTTGTTGATCTACAGCCAAGAAACCATGTTGATTGTGTGTCAGCAGTTT
This genomic stretch from Homalodisca vitripennis isolate AUS2020 chromosome 6, UT_GWSS_2.1, whole genome shotgun sequence harbors:
- the LOC124365002 gene encoding ubiquitin-conjugating enzyme E2-17 kDa-like, with translation MALKRINKELQDLGRDPPAQCSAGPVGDDLFHWQATIMGPPDSPYQGGVFFLTIHFLTDYPFKPPKVAFTTRIYHPNINSNGSICLDILRSQWSPALTISKVLLSICSLLCDPNPDDPLVPEIARIYKTDREKYNELAREWTRKYAM